A portion of the Oxynema aestuarii AP17 genome contains these proteins:
- a CDS encoding MOSC domain-containing protein produces the protein MALLEGEEAIVARVKQIFTYPIKGLTPQTHDRAQLERDWGIPGDRAFALMFVDPGKPEPEMTVQWLSKGHFAMQNDWPGLAALNCRRDREILTVSIEGNPLLVASLEDERDRIGQFFTGYLAGLTPTPEARHPQKSPLKLVGNSNGKTRYPDRHPVHISILSQATLDALSEACGKSVDVRRFRPNLLVDGVEAWEEFNWVGKTWQLGEAKIEISARIGRCPNIEVDPETGDRDLGLLSLLKDRYGHCQTGVLAKVLTSGDLTVGDRLKAL, from the coding sequence TTGGCGTTACTTGAGGGAGAAGAGGCGATCGTGGCACGAGTCAAACAGATTTTTACTTATCCGATTAAAGGGTTAACTCCACAAACTCACGATCGCGCCCAATTGGAACGAGATTGGGGAATTCCCGGCGATCGCGCCTTCGCTTTAATGTTTGTCGATCCGGGAAAACCAGAACCGGAAATGACCGTCCAATGGTTGAGTAAAGGGCATTTCGCCATGCAAAATGATTGGCCCGGATTGGCGGCGTTAAACTGTCGGCGCGATCGCGAAATCTTGACCGTTTCTATTGAGGGCAATCCCTTACTCGTTGCCAGTTTAGAAGACGAACGCGATCGCATCGGCCAATTTTTTACCGGATACCTCGCCGGATTAACACCGACTCCAGAAGCGCGACATCCCCAAAAAAGTCCCCTTAAATTAGTGGGAAATAGTAACGGCAAAACCCGCTATCCCGATCGCCATCCCGTTCATATTTCAATCTTAAGTCAAGCAACCCTCGACGCCCTCAGCGAAGCCTGTGGAAAAAGCGTAGATGTCCGCCGTTTTCGCCCCAATCTTCTCGTCGATGGTGTAGAAGCATGGGAGGAGTTTAATTGGGTGGGGAAAACGTGGCAATTGGGGGAAGCAAAAATCGAGATTTCTGCAAGAATTGGGCGCTGTCCGAACATCGAAGTCGATCCGGAAACGGGCGATCGGGATTTAGGCTTATTAAGCTTATTAAAAGACCGTTACGGACATTGCCAAACTGGGGTTTTAGCCAAAGTATTAACCAGTGGTGATTTAACCGTAGGCGATCGGTTGAAAGCGCTTTAA